Below is a genomic region from Microbulbifer sp. ALW1.
CGACATTCCTCGGCGCCGGATTATCCAGGCTGCCCAGGTTCATGTTGTGCTCACTCCAGACAGAAAGGTCTACCGGGAACAAATCCCCGTTCATAAACCAGAGCTTTTCGCCGCCCTGGTCTTCCGGCGGCTTCCAACCACCGATAGTGGCATTCATACGCAGGAACTCGTCGATGCTGATCCGGCCGCCCTTGAGCGCTTCCAGACCGTACTGCACTCCCTGGTTGTCCCAGGCACTATTGGCATAGCCATCGGCACCCGCACCATAGAAATCCCGCAAGTCTTCCCAATGGGACCAGTGGGTATTCTTGGCCACCGGATCCGCAAAACTTTTACTGAAATGGATAAAGTTCGGGTTGTTCACCAGGGGCACCAGGCCACGCCACCCCTGAACACACTCCGAAGAACCTTTAGCAACACCGCGGTAACGACCATCGAAAAGTGCCGCGGCATTCTCAAGAATCCTGAAGCGATGTTCGAATTCATCCCGCGTTGCCAGGCCGATCACCGCCTCACGCTCTGACACATCCTGCCAGCGAGAATCTTTCGCGGCCACCACGTCAAAGAAATACTCCAGCGGCTCACAATCAAAAACGTAAATGGTCTGGCTGACCATATCGGGGTAGGAGTAAAGTGGCAGTGCAGCATCGAGCACCCCCGGGGCGTTCTGAGCCAGCAGATACTGCTGGATGGCGCCACCAGAGCCACCGATGCCTACGGTATACAACGGCTCCTCGTACAAAGCAGCAAACTGTTTTTTGAGGCGACGCGCCGTATCTTCCGCCAGCCAGATGTTGTAGTGATTACTCGTCTGGTTAGCCGTTGAGTAGACCACCGCATAACCGCGTGCCAACTGGTCAGCACGGCGATCAATGATTGAACGGCTGCTGATGTCACCTTGCTGCCGCCCCACTCCCACGCCACCGCGAAACTGATAAATCAACCGCTTGTTCCAGTTGCTAGTGTTCGGTTTTTCCGGTGTCTCTCCATCACCCCGCAATGCCGCGATGGCATAAAAGAATCGATTGATAGTGCCCGTCTCCAGCCGCACCACAAACTCCGTGGTTTGGCCATTGACGGTCACCAGATCGATATCATTCTGCGCCTTCTCGAGCGGATGAAAGTTGCCGTCCAGAGTGCTGCGATAGAAGTAAGCAACTGAGGTGGCATGGCTGCAATCCCGACTGTAGCCAATGACTTCGTCGGTCTTATTGCCCGCCTCGTCCAATGAAAATACCGGGACACCTTCACCATTGTGGTTGTCCACCAAAGGTTGGAGCTCGGTAACTGCGTTTTCACCGCAAAGAAACGGATAGCTGGATGGCCCGGCAAACAGGGTCTCTACCGGCCCTGTTTCACCAATGGCGATGGGAAATGGAAAATACTCTGCGGGACGGCCACTTTTTCTTGGGTGATCCCCGGCGTAGGCCGGTGCCGGCCTGTGATCAAGCGCACCAGCGGGTACCCCAACCACAGGAGCTTTAGGCACACCCGGGAGACGCGGCAATTTTTCGTAGGCGTACCAGAACCCAAGCCCCAACAGCACAAAAAATGAAGCCGCGACACCAGCCAGTAATCGCCGGGTCAAATACCGCGCCGTAATCTTCCGTGCGCTCCAAGCCATAGCTGCCTCCGTACGCCAATACGTCCTGTTCCCTGTGCTTTGCCGGATCAAACCTGCAAGCACAGCAACAGTATATGTGGCGCCGGGAAAACCGTTGGGGACTTGGCGGAGGAGTAAACTAGAAGAAAATTCCGAGGAGAGAGTGGCCCAGAATTCTATTCAAGGAGATGGGGAATACAGGAGGAAATTGAACGAATTTTCGGAGCAATTAAATGAAAAATTACCCCGAAAACTGGAAGTTGCAACACATCAATCCAGAGGACTCTGACGACCTGCTGCAACCTCAATAACGAAAACGAAGCCGTCGCAAATCAGATGATAATGCCACGCTCTTGCAGCGACTTAATGACCGCTTCCACTTCATCTTCCAGGGTCATCTGGTCAGTGCGGAGGTGCAATTCCGGATTGGCCGGCGCCTCGTAGGGGTCGTCGATACCGGTAAACCCACGGATCTCGCCAGCGCGCGCCTTTTTGTACAGGCCTTTCGGGTCACGCTCTTCCGCCGCTTCCAGGGAGCAATCGATAAACACTTCCATGAACGGAAGGTCACCCTCTTCGTGCACCTTACGCACCAGGGCTCGGTCTTCTGCGTAAGGGCTGATGAAGCTGCTCAATACGACAACACCAGTGTCAGCGAACAACTTGGAAATCTCACCCACACGGCGAATGTTTTCCTGACGATCTTCCGCGGAGAAACCCAGATTAGAGTTTATACCGAGACGGATGTTATCGCCGTCTAAGCGGTAACTCAGCACACCACGGGCAGTCAGCGCCTTTTCCACCGCAACCGCAACAGTGCTCTTGCCAGAACCGGACAGTCCGGTAAACCACAGAGTCACACCTTTATGACCCAGCATAGCAGCACGGTCGCCACGGGTTACTTCACCGTCATGCCAGTGAACATTGGTTGCTTTACGCTCGACTACTTCCGTCACATTCGTCCCCTAAGTATTGATTTCGTATGTCTGCAAATGGATAAGTCCGGCCAATACTTAGGCCGAAATCACAAAACTGGCGCGCATTATCCTAGATCGCCACCCTACTGGTAAAGGCAACCCATAGAACAATACCGTCCAAAAACCAAAAAACCCGGCATATAGCCGGGTTTTCGGGACCAGAGGTCAAATATGGGGTGGCCGACGGGGATCGAACCCGCGACCTCAGGAGCCA
It encodes:
- a CDS encoding DUF6351 family protein — protein: MAWSARKITARYLTRRLLAGVAASFFVLLGLGFWYAYEKLPRLPGVPKAPVVGVPAGALDHRPAPAYAGDHPRKSGRPAEYFPFPIAIGETGPVETLFAGPSSYPFLCGENAVTELQPLVDNHNGEGVPVFSLDEAGNKTDEVIGYSRDCSHATSVAYFYRSTLDGNFHPLEKAQNDIDLVTVNGQTTEFVVRLETGTINRFFYAIAALRGDGETPEKPNTSNWNKRLIYQFRGGVGVGRQQGDISSRSIIDRRADQLARGYAVVYSTANQTSNHYNIWLAEDTARRLKKQFAALYEEPLYTVGIGGSGGAIQQYLLAQNAPGVLDAALPLYSYPDMVSQTIYVFDCEPLEYFFDVVAAKDSRWQDVSEREAVIGLATRDEFEHRFRILENAAALFDGRYRGVAKGSSECVQGWRGLVPLVNNPNFIHFSKSFADPVAKNTHWSHWEDLRDFYGAGADGYANSAWDNQGVQYGLEALKGGRISIDEFLRMNATIGGWKPPEDQGGEKLWFMNGDLFPVDLSVWSEHNMNLGSLDNPAPRNVASVEAIEGIYRSGHVFLGDVEIPIIDVRHYLDGELDMHHSLASFSSRERIRRARGHADNQLIWMSHKKYNPVDEALDIVDHWMQKIIEHPERGVAGNRPVEATDRCFDRSGNVLAAGPSVWNGRWNRKPDGACMQRYPIHSTPRQMAGAPITGDVFKCALQPVERALAKGVYGESSAAIVEHIADMKRIFPDGVCNYSAPDLGRPKDRLFQHGGDVIIAGHLVGADYRQLPTELAQDSEPESEGQDAEVKATPVSVNGKSAGEEN
- the cysC gene encoding adenylyl-sulfate kinase produces the protein MTEVVERKATNVHWHDGEVTRGDRAAMLGHKGVTLWFTGLSGSGKSTVAVAVEKALTARGVLSYRLDGDNIRLGINSNLGFSAEDRQENIRRVGEISKLFADTGVVVLSSFISPYAEDRALVRKVHEEGDLPFMEVFIDCSLEAAEERDPKGLYKKARAGEIRGFTGIDDPYEAPANPELHLRTDQMTLEDEVEAVIKSLQERGIII